From one Streptomyces sp. NBC_01478 genomic stretch:
- the folP gene encoding dihydropteroate synthase — protein MSKQSGRGRVTGLPEWDRCAVMGVVNVTPDSFSDGGRFFDTTAAVKRGLGLVTEGADLVDVGGESTRPGASRVDEAEELKRVIPVVRGLASEGVTVSVDTMRASVAEQALTAGAALVNDVSGGLADPAMIPVVAASGAPFVVMHWRGFLEGGNVRGVYDDVVTEVVDELHARVEAVLAGGVSPDRVVVDPGLGFSKDAEHDLVLLAHLDRLLALGHPLLVAASRKRFLGRVLAGPEGAPPPARERDAATAAVSALAAHAGAWAVRVHEVRATADAVRVARAVEWARATGAPAASHTSSEGAL, from the coding sequence ATGAGCAAGCAGAGCGGACGCGGGCGCGTCACGGGCCTTCCGGAGTGGGACCGGTGCGCGGTCATGGGAGTCGTGAACGTCACCCCCGACTCCTTCTCCGACGGCGGCCGCTTCTTCGACACCACGGCAGCCGTCAAGCGCGGCCTCGGCCTGGTCACCGAAGGCGCCGACCTGGTCGACGTCGGCGGTGAGTCCACCCGCCCCGGCGCCTCCCGCGTCGACGAGGCCGAGGAACTCAAGCGCGTCATCCCCGTGGTCCGCGGCCTCGCCTCCGAGGGCGTCACCGTCTCCGTGGACACCATGCGCGCCTCCGTCGCCGAGCAGGCCCTCACCGCCGGCGCCGCACTCGTCAACGACGTCAGCGGCGGTCTCGCCGACCCCGCGATGATCCCGGTCGTCGCCGCCTCGGGCGCCCCCTTCGTGGTCATGCACTGGCGCGGCTTCCTGGAGGGCGGCAACGTCAGAGGCGTCTACGACGACGTCGTCACCGAGGTCGTCGACGAACTGCACGCACGCGTGGAGGCCGTTCTCGCGGGCGGTGTCTCCCCGGACCGCGTCGTCGTCGACCCGGGCCTCGGCTTCTCCAAGGACGCCGAGCACGACCTCGTCCTCCTCGCCCACCTCGACCGCCTGCTCGCCCTCGGCCACCCCCTCCTGGTCGCCGCGTCCCGCAAACGGTTCCTCGGCCGCGTCCTCGCAGGCCCCGAGGGGGCGCCCCCGCCCGCGCGCGAGCGCGACGCCGCCACGGCCGCCGTCTCCGCGCTCGCGGCGCACGCCGGCGCGTGGGCGGTGCGCGTCCACGAGGTCCGCGCCACGGCCGACGCCGTACGCGTCGCACGCGCCGTCGAGTGGGCGCGCGCCACCGGCGCCCCCGCGGCCTCGCACACCAGCTCCGAGGGAGCCCTGTGA
- a CDS encoding alpha/beta hydrolase, whose product MGLTSNKVLVLAFACAALLFIGTVWLWPRLARRNWRAVSGRVGLLLATQLVLFASVGLGANQAFGFYASWADLFGKETDQGVVVDNSALQGTGGPLQVVETRRVDAPGGSSRPQSVGQVQRVDIVGRTTHIATPAYVYLPPEYFQPRNRTRSFPATVVLTGYPGTAQALVDKLNYPRTALELARAGRMQPMILVMMRPTVAPPRDTECVDVPGGPQTESFFAKDLPDAVLAHYRVSKKPGSWGIIGDSTGGYCALKLAMHHPKVYAAAAGLSPYYKAPSDATTGNLFQGDETLRNEADLSWYIEHRPAPDTSLLVTSSRIGEHNYNDTLKFIAQVKARNSTRISSIILESGGHNFNTWRREIPPALQWISGRLTDWWK is encoded by the coding sequence ATGGGACTCACGAGCAACAAGGTGTTGGTACTGGCGTTCGCGTGTGCCGCTCTGCTGTTCATCGGCACGGTGTGGCTGTGGCCGCGGCTGGCCCGACGGAACTGGCGGGCCGTCAGCGGACGCGTGGGGCTGTTGCTGGCAACGCAGTTGGTGCTCTTCGCCTCGGTGGGCCTGGGCGCCAACCAGGCCTTCGGGTTCTACGCGAGCTGGGCCGACCTGTTCGGCAAGGAGACCGACCAGGGAGTGGTCGTCGACAACTCGGCGCTCCAGGGCACGGGCGGACCGCTCCAAGTGGTCGAGACCCGGCGGGTGGACGCACCGGGCGGCTCCTCGCGGCCGCAGAGCGTCGGCCAGGTGCAGCGCGTCGACATAGTCGGCCGTACGACCCACATCGCCACCCCCGCGTACGTGTACCTGCCGCCGGAGTACTTCCAACCGCGTAACCGCACGCGCTCGTTCCCGGCGACGGTCGTCCTCACGGGGTACCCGGGCACCGCCCAGGCACTCGTCGACAAGCTGAACTACCCCCGCACGGCACTGGAGTTGGCCAGGGCCGGCCGGATGCAACCGATGATCCTGGTGATGATGCGGCCCACGGTGGCGCCGCCGCGCGACACGGAGTGCGTGGACGTCCCGGGCGGGCCGCAGACCGAGTCGTTCTTCGCCAAGGACCTCCCCGACGCCGTACTGGCCCACTACAGGGTGAGTAAAAAGCCCGGGAGCTGGGGCATCATCGGCGATTCCACGGGCGGTTACTGCGCCCTGAAACTCGCCATGCACCACCCCAAGGTGTACGCCGCCGCGGCGGGCCTGTCGCCGTACTACAAGGCGCCGAGCGACGCCACCACGGGAAACCTCTTCCAGGGCGACGAGACGCTGCGGAACGAGGCCGACCTGTCGTGGTACATCGAGCACCGGCCCGCGCCCGACACCTCACTGCTCGTCACCAGCAGCAGGATCGGGGAACACAACTACAACGACACCCTGAAATTCATCGCCCAGGTGAAGGCCAGGAACTCCACCCGTATCTCGTCGATCATCCTGGAGAGCGGCGGCCACAACTTCAACACCTGGCGACGGGAGATCCCGCCGGCCCTCCAGTGGATCAGCGGGCGGCTCACCGACTGGTGGAAGTGA
- a CDS encoding nuclear transport factor 2 family protein has protein sequence MTAPHTDVEQVELANTAFYETLERGDFDELSALWLTPADLGIDEEYHDPADSGVISCVHPGWPVLTGRGEVLRSYALIMANTEYIQFFLTDVHVSVTGDTALVTCTENILSGGPSPDDSDELGPLVGQLVVATNVFRRTPEGWKLWSHHASPVLAENDEDDSEDTPT, from the coding sequence GTGACCGCCCCCCACACCGACGTCGAGCAGGTGGAACTCGCCAACACCGCGTTCTACGAGACGCTGGAGCGCGGTGACTTCGACGAGTTGTCCGCGCTCTGGCTCACTCCGGCCGACCTCGGCATCGACGAGGAGTACCACGACCCGGCGGACAGCGGTGTGATCTCCTGCGTGCACCCGGGCTGGCCGGTGCTCACCGGACGCGGCGAGGTCCTGCGGTCGTACGCGCTGATCATGGCGAACACCGAGTACATCCAGTTCTTCCTCACCGACGTGCATGTCTCTGTGACCGGCGACACCGCGCTGGTCACCTGCACGGAGAACATCCTCAGCGGCGGCCCCTCCCCCGACGACAGCGACGAACTGGGCCCGCTCGTCGGCCAGCTCGTGGTCGCCACGAACGTGTTCCGGCGCACCCCCGAGGGCTGGAAGCTCTGGTCGCACCACGCGTCCCCGGTGTTGGCCGAAAACGACGAGGACGACAGCGAGGACACCCCCACCTGA
- a CDS encoding PH domain-containing protein — protein sequence MTTPGADKDVPEATEAVREQVPLVERRLHPVTPLRRAWAPVAVIIGWAVHDPNQAQEQLTRLTTITLLIALAVIVPAAGLYGFLTWWFTHFAVTDTELRIRTGLLFRRTAHIRLERIQAVDVTQPLLARVAGVAKLKLDVVGADKKDELAFLGEGEARALRAELLARAAGFAPETAHEVGEAPARQLLHVPAGVLAVSLVLTGATWGSLAAALVVPPLLWFATHSVWTVLATALPLLGAAGASSVGRFVGEYDWTVGESPDGLRIDHGLLDRTHETVPPGRVQTVRIVEPLLWRRRGWVRVELDVAGSSNSVLVPVAPREIAEAVVARVLPGVTVPARSALSRPPRRAGRCVPLWWRGYGLAVTDTVFAARHGLLRRSLALVPHAKVQSVRLTQGPWERLWGLAEVHVDTGANATVTARLRGAEEAAELLRGQAERSRTGRRDARPDRWMA from the coding sequence TGGAGCGGCGGTTGCATCCGGTGACGCCCTTGCGCCGGGCGTGGGCGCCGGTCGCCGTCATCATCGGGTGGGCGGTGCACGACCCCAACCAGGCGCAGGAACAGCTAACGCGGCTGACCACCATCACCCTTCTGATCGCGCTGGCCGTGATCGTGCCGGCCGCCGGTCTGTACGGCTTCCTGACCTGGTGGTTCACGCACTTCGCGGTGACCGACACCGAACTGCGCATCCGCACCGGCCTGTTGTTCCGGCGCACCGCGCACATCCGGCTGGAGCGCATCCAGGCCGTCGATGTCACGCAGCCCCTCCTCGCGCGCGTGGCGGGCGTCGCCAAGCTGAAGCTGGACGTCGTAGGGGCCGACAAGAAGGACGAGCTCGCCTTCCTGGGCGAGGGCGAGGCGCGTGCCCTGCGGGCCGAACTGCTCGCGCGGGCGGCCGGGTTCGCGCCCGAGACCGCGCACGAGGTCGGCGAGGCGCCCGCGCGGCAACTGCTGCACGTGCCGGCCGGGGTCCTCGCGGTGTCCCTGGTGCTGACCGGCGCCACCTGGGGCTCGCTGGCCGCCGCACTCGTCGTACCGCCGCTGCTGTGGTTCGCCACCCACAGCGTGTGGACGGTCCTCGCGACCGCGCTGCCGCTGCTGGGCGCGGCGGGCGCGAGCAGTGTGGGGCGGTTCGTCGGCGAGTACGACTGGACGGTGGGCGAGTCCCCGGACGGGCTGCGCATCGACCACGGGCTGCTGGACCGCACGCACGAGACGGTGCCGCCGGGGCGGGTGCAGACCGTGCGGATCGTGGAGCCGCTGCTGTGGCGGCGGCGTGGGTGGGTACGGGTCGAGCTGGACGTGGCCGGTTCGTCCAACTCCGTGCTGGTGCCGGTCGCCCCGCGTGAGATCGCCGAGGCGGTCGTCGCGCGCGTGCTGCCCGGCGTGACGGTCCCCGCGCGCTCGGCGCTGTCCCGCCCGCCGCGACGGGCCGGCCGGTGCGTGCCGCTGTGGTGGCGGGGCTACGGCCTCGCGGTCACCGACACGGTCTTCGCGGCCCGGCACGGACTGCTCCGCCGGAGCCTGGCGCTGGTACCGCACGCGAAGGTGCAGAGCGTACGGCTCACGCAGGGGCCCTGGGAGCGGCTCTGGGGGCTCGCGGAGGTGCATGTGGACACCGGGGCCAACGCGACCGTCACAGCGCGTCTGCGGGGCGCCGAGGAGGCCGCTGAGCTGCTCCGCGGCCAGGCCGAGCGGTCACGGACGGGCCGCAGGGACGCACGGCCGGACCGCTGGATGGCCTGA
- the folB gene encoding dihydroneopterin aldolase, producing the protein MDRVALSGLKARGHHGVFPKEREEGQTFIVDLVLGLDTRPAAADDDLTKTVHYGVVAEEVVAVVEGEPVNLIETLAERIAQTCLKHEGVEEVEVRVHKPDAPITVPFDDVTVTITRSRV; encoded by the coding sequence GTGGATCGTGTCGCGCTGAGCGGCCTGAAGGCCCGCGGGCACCACGGCGTGTTCCCCAAGGAGCGCGAGGAGGGCCAGACCTTCATCGTGGACCTCGTCCTGGGGCTGGACACCCGGCCGGCCGCCGCCGACGACGACCTGACGAAGACCGTGCACTACGGCGTCGTGGCGGAGGAGGTCGTGGCCGTCGTCGAGGGTGAGCCCGTCAACCTCATCGAGACCCTCGCCGAGCGCATCGCGCAGACCTGCCTGAAGCACGAAGGGGTCGAGGAGGTCGAGGTCCGCGTCCACAAGCCGGACGCCCCGATCACCGTCCCCTTCGACGACGTGACCGTCACCATCACCCGGAGCCGAGTATGA
- the folK gene encoding 2-amino-4-hydroxy-6-hydroxymethyldihydropteridine diphosphokinase: protein MTFSFTEGHSDPTVQPVPASVVQQVDAADTTLSNPRRAVISIGANLGNRLETLQGAVDALEDTPGVRIKAVSPVYETEPWGVEPGSQPSYFNAVVVLKTTLPPSSLLERAHAVEEAFHRVREERWGARTIDVDIVAYADVVSDDPVLTLPHPRAHERAFVLAPWHDVEPEAQLPGHGPVAALLDDITRDGVAPRKDLELRLPE from the coding sequence ATGACCTTCTCGTTCACCGAGGGTCACAGCGACCCGACCGTCCAGCCGGTGCCCGCCTCCGTGGTGCAGCAGGTGGACGCCGCCGACACCACCCTCAGCAACCCGAGGCGCGCCGTGATCTCCATCGGCGCGAACCTGGGCAACCGCCTGGAGACCCTCCAGGGCGCCGTCGACGCCCTGGAGGACACCCCCGGCGTCCGCATCAAGGCCGTGTCCCCGGTCTACGAGACGGAGCCGTGGGGCGTCGAGCCCGGCAGCCAGCCGTCGTACTTCAACGCGGTCGTCGTCCTCAAGACCACCCTGCCCCCGTCCTCCCTGCTGGAGCGGGCGCACGCGGTCGAGGAGGCGTTCCACCGGGTCCGCGAGGAGCGCTGGGGCGCGCGCACGATCGACGTCGACATCGTCGCGTACGCCGACGTCGTCTCCGACGACCCGGTGCTGACACTCCCCCACCCGCGCGCCCACGAACGGGCCTTCGTGCTCGCCCCCTGGCACGACGTGGAGCCCGAGGCGCAGTTGCCCGGCCACGGCCCGGTCGCCGCCCTCCTGGACGACATCACCCGTGACGGCGTCGCGCCCCGCAAGGACCTGGAACTCCGGCTGCCCGAGTAG
- a CDS encoding phosphatidylglycerol lysyltransferase domain-containing protein — MSGGVPSRSGRVRRIVRGPRPEVVPTLVARACALVGLLDIAAGVFPRFRHSRMHTMAEVLPGALGPFAAALALSTGVLLLLLAHGLRRRKRRAWRAAVALLPAGAVAQFAYRHSLIGVVISAALLAPLLLHRDEFRALPDPRSRWRALANFVLMGAGSLVLGLVIVSVHSKRMVGDPSLADRITHVLYGLFGFEGPVDYEGSTSWTVAFSLGALGLLTAVTTIYLAFRPEHPAARLTPEDETQLRALLEKHGRRDSLGHFALRRDKAVVFSPSGKAAVTYRVVSGVMLASGDPIGDVEAWPGAIERFMDEAKAHSWTPAVMGCSETGGEVWTRETGLDALELGDEAVVDVADFSLAGRAMRNVRQMVKRIERAGYETRVRRVRDLGEGELERIRLAAEAWRGTDTERGFSMALGRIGDPEDGDCFIATAHKADEQPGEYGDLKAILHFVPWGTDGMSLDLMRRDRAADPGMNELLIVASLQAAPKLGITRVSLNFAMFRAALARGEKIGAGPVLRAWRGLLVFLSRWFQIESLYKFNAKFQPRWEPRFVVYRASGDLPRIGFAAMQAEGFVNLALPLPRFLRRRKAVAPACTHGLAERDVRAA; from the coding sequence ATGTCGGGTGGGGTTCCGAGCCGTTCAGGCCGGGTCCGGCGCATAGTCCGAGGTCCGCGCCCCGAGGTCGTTCCCACGCTCGTCGCCAGGGCCTGCGCCCTCGTCGGCCTGCTGGACATCGCCGCGGGGGTGTTCCCGCGCTTCCGGCACAGCCGTATGCACACGATGGCGGAGGTGCTGCCGGGCGCGCTCGGCCCCTTCGCGGCGGCTCTCGCGCTCAGCACCGGCGTGCTGTTGCTGCTCCTCGCGCACGGGCTCCGGCGGCGCAAGCGCCGGGCCTGGCGGGCCGCCGTGGCGCTGCTGCCGGCGGGCGCGGTGGCTCAGTTCGCGTACCGGCACTCCCTCATAGGAGTCGTCATCTCGGCCGCGCTGCTCGCACCCCTGCTGCTGCACCGCGACGAGTTCCGGGCGCTGCCCGACCCGCGCAGCCGGTGGCGCGCGCTCGCCAACTTCGTGCTCATGGGCGCCGGTTCACTCGTCCTCGGACTGGTGATCGTCAGCGTCCACTCCAAGCGCATGGTCGGCGACCCGAGCCTGGCCGACCGGATCACCCACGTCCTGTACGGCCTGTTCGGCTTCGAGGGCCCGGTCGACTACGAGGGCAGCACCTCCTGGACGGTCGCCTTCTCGCTCGGCGCCCTGGGGCTGCTCACCGCCGTGACGACGATCTACCTCGCGTTCCGTCCCGAGCACCCGGCCGCACGCCTCACCCCGGAGGACGAGACGCAGTTGCGCGCCCTCCTGGAGAAGCACGGCCGGCGCGACTCGCTCGGTCACTTCGCGCTGCGCCGCGACAAGGCCGTCGTCTTCTCGCCCAGCGGCAAGGCGGCGGTGACGTACCGCGTCGTCTCCGGGGTGATGCTCGCCAGCGGTGACCCGATCGGCGACGTGGAGGCCTGGCCGGGCGCCATCGAGCGGTTCATGGACGAGGCGAAGGCCCACTCCTGGACGCCGGCCGTCATGGGCTGCTCGGAGACGGGCGGCGAGGTGTGGACCCGCGAGACCGGCCTCGACGCCCTCGAACTCGGCGACGAGGCGGTGGTCGACGTGGCGGATTTCTCGCTCGCCGGGCGCGCGATGCGCAACGTACGCCAAATGGTGAAGCGCATCGAGCGGGCCGGCTACGAAACCCGGGTACGGCGTGTACGTGACCTCGGCGAGGGCGAGTTGGAGCGGATCCGGCTCGCCGCGGAGGCCTGGCGGGGCACCGACACCGAGCGCGGCTTCTCCATGGCGCTCGGCCGCATCGGCGACCCGGAGGACGGTGACTGCTTCATCGCGACCGCCCACAAGGCGGACGAACAGCCGGGCGAGTACGGCGACTTGAAGGCGATCCTGCACTTCGTGCCCTGGGGCACCGACGGCATGTCGCTGGACCTGATGCGCCGCGACCGCGCGGCGGACCCGGGGATGAACGAACTGCTCATCGTGGCCTCCCTCCAGGCGGCACCGAAGCTCGGCATCACGCGCGTGTCGCTCAACTTCGCCATGTTCCGCGCGGCACTCGCGCGGGGCGAGAAGATCGGCGCGGGCCCGGTGCTGCGCGCCTGGCGCGGACTGCTCGTGTTCCTGTCCCGCTGGTTCCAGATCGAGTCCCTGTACAAGTTCAACGCGAAGTTCCAGCCCCGCTGGGAACCCCGCTTCGTCGTCTACCGCGCCTCCGGCGACCTCCCGCGCATCGGCTTCGCCGCGATGCAGGCGGAGGGCTTCGTCAACCTGGCCCTCCCGCTGCCGCGCTTCCTGCGCCGCCGCAAGGCCGTGGCTCCGGCGTGCACGCACGGCTTGGCGGAACGGGACGTACGGGCGGCCTGA
- a CDS encoding DUF3180 domain-containing protein produces the protein MRELRIRVLAGVFVIAGVLSWAGARLWSAVGTLPSVPLAAPVVLAVIAVVLLATALSLRARLKAQRERRPGAKGVDPLMAARAVVFGQASALVAALVAGMYGGTGAYLLESLDIPARRDQAIYAGFSVLAGIAVIVAAIFLERVCKLPEDDDNNTAGATPVT, from the coding sequence GTGAGAGAGCTGCGGATCAGGGTGCTGGCCGGCGTGTTCGTGATCGCCGGAGTGCTGTCCTGGGCGGGGGCCCGCCTGTGGAGCGCGGTGGGGACCCTGCCGAGCGTCCCGCTGGCCGCGCCCGTCGTGCTCGCCGTGATCGCCGTGGTCCTGCTGGCCACGGCGCTCTCCCTGCGCGCCCGCCTCAAGGCCCAGCGCGAGCGCCGCCCCGGCGCCAAGGGCGTCGACCCCTTGATGGCCGCCCGCGCGGTCGTCTTCGGCCAGGCCAGCGCCCTGGTCGCCGCCCTCGTCGCCGGCATGTACGGCGGCACGGGCGCCTACCTCCTGGAGTCCCTGGACATCCCCGCCCGCCGCGACCAGGCCATCTACGCCGGCTTCTCGGTCCTGGCGGGCATCGCGGTGATAGTGGCGGCCATCTTCCTGGAGCGAGTCTGCAAACTCCCGGAGGACGACGACAACAACACGGCAGGGGCAACACCGGTCACCTGA